A region of the Aquila chrysaetos chrysaetos chromosome 15, bAquChr1.4, whole genome shotgun sequence genome:
TCACCCCCCCGCTCCGCGGTGTGTCgtgtgtgtcgtcccccccccccggcccaccTGCCCCAGGTCCCCCCCGCAGCGCCTCAGGGCCTCCCGGCACTGCAGGAAGGGCAGCCCCGTTCGCCGCCGCAACTGCAAAAGCGCTTCCTTATCCGCCGCcagcaccggggggggggcgcggaaAAACCGGACCGGGGGGGCCTgcgggaggagaagggggggggggagcgtgAGTCCGTACCGGGACACACCCCCACACATACTCCCCGCCATGGAAGGGACcggggaggccggggggggggggggggggcggtggcggAGGGGCCCCGGTTGGTGGGAAgaggcccgggggggggggggggggtgtcccggtGCGGGGAGAGGAGCCCCAAGGGGGGGGCCCGGAGGTGGGAGAAGGGTCCTGGGGGGGCCCCGGTGCAGGGGAAGGGGTCCAGGTAGGACCCCggttggggggaggggggtgtccCGCCGCTCACCCGCGCCGCCCCGCACACCGCGCTCAGCGCCGCCCGCTGCATCCCGGCTCCTGCCCGCGGCGCGCGTCGATGACGTCAGGGCGCCGCTCGACGGTCGCCCCTCCTCTGGGAAGGGGACCGGGCTTCAGAGCGCATGCGCCCGGCGGAATTCCGGCAGCGGATTGGCCGACGGCTGCAGGGGGGTGGATGGGGTGGGAGAAACGTCACTCCGAGCGCGACGGACCTGTGCCattggctggggagggggcggtGCCCCCCGGGTCCtatcgcccccccccccccccgcccctatAGAGCACCCCCAGACCCTCACAGAGCCCTcccaaacctgaccagagcCCCCCCAAACCTGACCAGACCCCCCCGGACCCTCACAGAGCCCCCTCAACCTTGACAAGACCCTCATGGAGCCCCCCAACCCTGACCAGATCCCCCCAGCCTCCTATAGAGCCCTCCCAGCCTTGACCAGCCCCCTCCCAGGGCCCTCATAGAGCCCCCCAGACCCTTACAGAGCCCCCCAACCCTGACCAGACCCCCCCAGCCTTGACAAGACCCTCACagaccccccccaaccctgacCAGACCCCCCTGAGATCCTCACAGAGCCCCCAGACCCTGACcagtgtgtcccccccccccccgagacccTCAGAGCTCCCCCAGCTTTGACCAGATCCCCCCCAACCTCGACCAgacccccccagacccctccCAGGGCCTTCATACACCCCCCCAGACCCTTACAGAGCCCCCCCAACCCTCACAGAGCCCCCACAGCCTTGACCAGCCCCCTCACGGAATCCCCCAGACCCTAACAGAGCCCCCCCAGCCTTGgcctgtcccccccagccccccaacctggctcccccccatcccaacacccccctgacccccccaaaTCAGACACAGCCAGATGAGCCGAGGCCCCTGACACCCATTTAATCCCCCCTCAGGGCACCCCCAGATCaggcacagcccccccccccgaacaaCACCCAGCTggggtgtgtgtccccccaccTTCTTCTATAGGGTCCTCATCACCCCCACCCCTGCAGGTCACCCTATAGATCTCGATTTCTTCTTCCGCTTCCCGCCGCAACAGCTGGATCCGAAAATACGGAGGTAACATCTGGCGGAAAAACCGGCGGGCGCcggcgtccccccccccgcatttTGGCACAGAGGAGGGCGAAGGAGCGGGGGCCACAGAGGTGCCGCAGTGTCCCcaggaggggggggaaggagggggggtgGTACACGATGTCCGATCCCAAAATCACCTCGTATTCCTGACGGAAGGAGCCTTCGTCCTGGCCCCACAGCAGCGCTCGTACCCGCGGCCGACCCCCCTCCTCCGGGAAGTTCAGCCGGACGTTTTCCCGGATTTGGTCTAACGCCGCCGGTTGGTCCGTGATGGTGACATCCCCTCctaaaatggggggggggggggctcagacGGAGGGGAGTCACCCCCTTaatccccccccaggcccccctaaaccccgccccccccccaagatcCCAATAACCACCACAGCTGCTCGCACCAGTGAGCCGTGCTGCCTTTCCAGTTCCGTATTGGGCAGGGAAATGGAGAAAGGAATTTGAAGGGGGGtcgatgccccccccccccccccccagcacgcACCCAGCAAGGCGGCGAGGATGCCGACGATGCCGGTGCCGGCACCCAACTCGATCACCGTCCGGCCCCGAAAATCGAAGCGCTGCTCCTCCAGATACCGGCACAGGGACAGGGCCTGGGGGGGACGGACGCAGGTGGAGGGGGGGCGTTGGGGGGCCCCCCCCAACCCATCCCTGGCACTAGGGtggctgctcagcctggagacacacaccccccctccTGCCAGGTGGGCAtcgtgtgcccccccccctccattgCCTGGTGATCCCTGgggctccccccacctcccctgtgccccccccactgcccccccccatccccccgtgtcccccccccgcttctcagggggtgtgtgtgtgtccccgcCATcacccagtgctcccagtgtgGCCCCCCGGGAGATCCCCCCCCATCCTCCAGGGGGTGACCCCCCTGGTGACCCCCCCCGGGcatttcccccaccccaggttcccagagacccccccccccccccactatcTTCCCCCCCACCATCACCCAGCGCTCCCGGTAGCCCCCCCTCCCGTGCCCTCGGTGCCTCCCCCGGTACTCTCGGTTCCCCCCCCCGGTACGCACCGCCTCCCAGACGGAGGCGGCCGGTCCCAGCCGCGGCCCGTGGTGCTGGGCGATGCGGAGGACGCGCCCGCAGAGCCGGTACCGCCGCTCCACCGGGAAGGCGTCGGCGAAAAGCTCGTGGTCGCGGGGGAACACGGACCGCAGCGCCGCGGCCGCTGCCGCTTCCTCTTCCGCTTCCTCTTCCGCTTCCTCTTCCGTCCCTTCTCCGGTTccggtccccgccgccgcctcccacCGAGCCCCGGCCCCCACGTGGCAGCCGGGCGCGGCCATCTTggcgggagggcgggagggGTCGAGCCGCGCCCCCGCTCGGGATTGGTCAGAGCCGGTGACGCCCCGCCCACCCTCTAGGCGGGGTCTGGAGCTCCGCCCACGGCGCGCTGCTGCGGCCCGTGGCGGCGTCCCCAGGCgggtccccagtgtcccccgTCCCATCCCAGTGTCCCCCGACCCCTCCCCAGTGTCCCCCGTCCCATCCCAGTgtcccccgtcccctccccgtgtcccctgccccatcccagtgtcccctgcccctccccagtGTCCCCCGCCACCTCCCCAAGTGCCCCCCGTCCCATCCCAGTGTCCGCTGCCCCATCCCCActgtcccctgcccctccccagtgtctcccatcccctccccagtgtcccccaacctctccccagtgtccccagccccatcccagtgtccccaggCCAGTCCTGGTCCCACCCCACCAGTCCCGGCCCCTTTTCCTGccccgtccctgtccctgtcccttccCAGTTCTGTCCTCGGTGTcaccctgctcccagccagcccAGTCCCATCCCCAACCCCACCCCAGTTGGAGCCCACCGGTCCCCGTCCTGGGGTCTGGTGCCATCCTCCgtcccctcctgctcctgtccctgtcCTGTCACCACCAGTGCCACCACAGCCCTGGCCCCTGGGAAGGGCCTGGAGCCCAGCCCtggtgtccccagccccagtgtCCCTGGTGGCCTTGGTCATGGTGTCCCCAGCTCCGGTGTTCCCagccccagtgtccccagtccCAGTGTCCCCGGCCCTGGTGTCCCTGACCCAGGTGCCTTTGACCCCGGTGTCCCTGACCCTGATGGCTCTGCTCATGATGTCACTGGTCATGGTGGCCTTGGCCATGGTGTCCCTGGTGCCATGTCCCTTACCCAGTTGTCCTCGGCTCTGGTGTCCCTGGCCCCGGTGTCCCTGCTCACTCCAGTGTCCCTTGTCCCCGATGTCACTGGTCATGGTGGCTTTGGCCATGGTGTCCCTGgccctgctgtccctgctcacCTCAGTGTCCCTGTCCCCGATGTCTCTGTTCATGGTGTCACTGGTCATGGTGGCCTTGGTCATGGTGTCCCTGACCCCGGTGTCCCTGGTCCCAGCATCCCTGGCCTTGTTGTCCCTGGCCATGGTGTCCCTGGCCCCATGTCCCTTACCCACTTGTCCTCGGCCCTGCTGTCCCTGGCCTTGCTGTCCCTGGTCATGGTGGCCTTGGCCATGGTgtccctggccctgctggccCTGCTCACCATGGTGTCCTGTCCCCAATGTCACTGGTCATGGTGGCTTTGGCCATGGTGGCCCTGACCCCAGTGTCCCTGCTCACCTTGGTGTCCCTGTCCCCGATGTCTCTGTCCTCGGTGTCCCTGGTCATGGTGGCCTTGACCCTGCTGTCCCTGGCCTTGCTGTCCCTGGTCATGGTGTCCCTTGTCACGGTGGCCTTGGCCATGGTGGCCCTGGCCCCGGTGGCCCTGCTCAGCCCGGTGTCCCCATCCCTGATGTCCCTGGTCATGGTGGCCTTGGCGATGGTGTCCCTGACCATGGTGTCCCTGCTCGCCCcggtgtccctgtccccccgtccccgccgTCCTGTCCCCGGCCGCGGTCTCCCAGCACCGGCAGAGCCCCCGGCCGTGGCGGGGGGACACGACACACGGGACCAGTtgtcccccccccgctgccggcccccccccgccggcacAGCCCCATTCCCGGTGCCGCGTGAGCCGGGATAACCCGGATAAACAGTAACCGGGGGGTgcgcgcgcgcgtgtgtgtgtgtgtgtgtgtgtgacccCCCGGGGGGGTCCCGCGGGGCTAATGAACAACCTGCCCCGGGCCacccccccgggccccccccggGCACCTGCGTCACCGCCGCGCGTCACCGGGTTAATGCTTGTggccgcggcggggggccgGTGTCCCcggggggtctggggggggttCGGGGCACCCTGGAGGGGGGGgtggaatgggggggggggggtgcagaatgggggggggggggggcttgatccttgtgtccccccctccccggcgcaGCCCCGTGACTTCCCGCCCTGAGTCACCCGCGGACCGTTCCTGGAAGGACGGATGGACGGGACGGACGGGACAGACGGACGGATCCAGCCCCAAGTTGCTCaacccccccccggcccccccggcccccccccccccgggcttTCTCAGAAATCGCCCCCGGCTTCGCCGCAGCCCAAATTCCCCAACCGCCCCTGTGCCGGGAAGGGCCCAgtgctggggggctggggggtacTGGAGacactgggagggactgggagggactgggggggggctgggggagcaaCTGGGGGCAACTGGGTCAATGCCAGGTCCCTGGGGCACTGTGGGGGATTGGGGggactgggggcactgggacaGTGTGAGGTCCCTGGGGTactgggcagcactgggcagcactgggggggactgggggaCACTGGAGGCCACTCAGGCAGCGTGAGGTCCCAGGGTActgggggggtgctgggggtaCTGGGGGGTACTGAGAGGGactgggaggagctgggggcagtgggaggactggggggcactgggacaGTGTGAGGTCCCTGGGGTactgggcagcactgggaggcactgggggaCACTGGGAGACACTGGGAGACACTGGAGGCCACTCAGACAGCGTGAGGTGCCAGGGTACTGGGGGGGCGCTGGGGGTACTGGGAGGCACTTGGgcgggctgggggagctggggggacTGGAGGGACTGGGGGCACTGGGCAGGACTGGGGGGGACTGGGGCGACTGGGGCGCACTGGGACAGTGCGAGGTCCCTGGGTACTGGGCAGCACTGGGTGGCACTGGAGGGGACTGGGGGACACTGGAGGCCACTCAGGCAGCATGAGGTCCCAGGGTCCTCCAGGGGgtactgggaggcactggggtTACAGGGAGAGAGtgggagggactgggggagctgggagaACTGGGGGCACTGGGTCAATGCCAGGTCCCTGGGGTactgggcagcactgggggggactgggggacactgggggacACTGGAGGCCACTCAGGCAGCATGAGGTCCAAGGGTACTGGGGCGGGCACTGGGGGTACTGGGGGGCACTGGGCAGTGTGAGGTCCCAGGGTACTGGGTGGGACTGGGGGGGACTGGGGCAGGTTGTGAGGTTCCTGGGATACTGGGGGGGCACTGGGTGAGActgggggggcactgggacAGTGGCAGGTCCCCGGGGCACCGGGGGAgactggggggcactggggctgTGTGAGGTCCCTGTGGTATTTGGGACACTGAGGGGGGTGCTCCAGGGCAGTGCCAGATCCCTGGGatactgggaggcactgggaggcactgggccTGGCTCTGGGATGGGCTGGGgagcgctggggggggggggcagtggggtggagactgggggcactgggaggcactggAGTGGTTACTGGGGGTCGCTGGCCTGGAGGGGGGAGGCCCTGGGGCAGAATGGGAAGGGGCGGGAAGCACCGGCCAAACTGGGAGTCACTGGGAAGGCGCGGAGGGGGGCGGTGCTTGCCCAAGCCCCGCCCACCCCGGCGGCGGGTGCGGCGGTGACGCCATTGGGCGGCGCCGCGCGGTGACGTCTATaaccgccgccgcgccccggggGCCGCCATGGAGGAGGCGGCCGTGCCGgtaccgccgccgccgcagaAGCGGTTTTACCGGCAGCGGGCACACGCCAACCCGCTGGCCGACCACACGCTGCGCTAGTGAGTGCGGCCGGGCCCCGCGAACCCCCTTCCCCGGTAACCACCGGACCGGGAGCCCCACCGGGGCCCGGCCtttgaccccccccccccccacttcccctCACGGCCGGGCCCGGGAACCCCCctcacgcccccccccccccccccaccccggtaACCCCCCTCCACGAGCGGGTCTGTCCCCCCCTATCCCCCTCATGGCCCCGTACGGGATCGCCGGGAACCgggggaccccccccgcccccggtgccccccccccgtgaCGCGGGTCCCGCAGCCCCGCCAGGCCGCAGGACATGGACTGGGCTCCGCTCTTCCCGGCTTTCttccctcccgccgccccccccggccaGCCGCCCCCACGCGTGGAGTTCGCCGACGTGGGCTGCGGTTACGGGGGGCTGCTgggtgagcgggggggggggcaccaggggtggctgggggggggcaatGGGGGCTGCTGGGTGAGTGGGGGGGGTACTGGGGGGACTGGGTGAGCGGGgttggggggcactgggggggtTTATGGCAACagtggggggctgggggggcattGGGGGGGACACTggtggggtcctgggggggctgtggtgatggcaggggctggggggggcatTGGGGGGGACTGGGCAGACTGGGTGAGCGGGGGTGGGGGCTGCGGTGACAGCAGGGTCACCGGGGGGGGCACCAAGGGGTACtggggggggatgctggtggtgctggggggtccccactgacaccccccccccccgcagtggaGCTgtcccccctcttcccccacaCGCTgatgctggggctggagctgcggGTGAAGGTGGCCGCCTTCGCCGGGGAACGGATCCGGGCGCTGCGGGCGGCCCAGCCCGGGCGCTTCGGCAACGTCGCCTGCCTGCGCGCCAACGCCATGAAACACCTCCCCCACTTCTTCCGCAAGGCTCAGgtggggacccccccctccTCCACGACCCCCCCtggaccccccccaaaccaccccctcccccaagTACtaccctccccatcccactttCCTCCCATCCcaccttttctccctccccagcgcCAAGTGTAGgtggaaaggggggggggagtcgGTGCCAAGCAGGGTGctgaccccccccaccccaattttttgtggcccccccccagctcagcaagatgttctttctcttccccgACCCCCACTTCAAACGGACGAAGCACAAGTGGCGAATCATCAGCCCCACGCTGCTGGATGAGTACGGTTACGTCCTGCGCCCTGGGGTGAGTGCCATGGCCCCCCTGTGCCATCCCCCCCGTCATGTCACCAacccccccagtgtcccccactcccccccagtaccccccccctccctctcttccccctgttCACCAGAACTTCCCTGCCCTGGGGACACACCGGGAAGCACTGGATTCCCCAGAGATCACGGAGAGGCAGGGTCGGGGGGGTGGATCCAGCCCtgctggggggctgtgggggggtcatggggacacccccccccccttggtGACACTGGGGTTGTCCCCAGGGGCTGGTGTACACGGTGACGGACGTGGCGGAGGTCCACGAGTGGATGGTGAAGCATTTCGGGGAGCACCCGCTCTTCGAGGAGGTGCCGCTGGCCCAGCTGGTgagcaggggcgggggggggggggggcactgggagctcACTGGGAGCTTACTGGGAGCTCactgggtgtccccccccccccaggacacGGACCCCATCGTGGCCCGGCTGGGCACCTCCACCGAGGAGGGCCGGAAGGTGCAGCGCGGCGGCCGCCAGATCTTCCCGGCAGTTTTCCGACGCCTCCAGGATCCGGCGCTGGAGGGGGATGCCTGAGGGGACACGAGTGGGACAGGTCTCAGctgacaccaccaccaccacggggggggggtgtggtgtccctccctgcccccccccccagccccccaaatTTGGAATAAAGCCACCAGCCTGTCCCCAAGTCTCGTCCCCTCCTGGCTGTGCCATCACTGTGGCCCCCCCCagtccccggcccccccccccccccccaggggtgTCGGGAATTGCCCCCCCCCGGGGTAattggggaagggggggggggggccagttcctgcctcagtttccccagggTGTGAttgcagcctggggaaggaaacgcccggggggggggctggggggagacGGGGCCCCCagttcccccccaccccccacgGGGGGTTtccaccagcacagcccagccttTCCGGTGTCGCAAGCTGGTAATTCCCAAGAATCCagtggctgggcagggagggggcaccccagtgtcgtgtcccccccccgcgggAGGTCGGGATAGCCCCTCCCCCAGGCTTCCCACAGGACTGGGGGCACTGgttaaactgggggggggggggggagctctGTGTGTGTCACTGTCCCCTTCCCCAGTGGAGACAgggcctcccccccccgccctggccCCCCCCATCGTGTCTCCGGGGGGgtgcccggccccgcccgccccccaGTTTGGGGTGTGCTGGTGACCAGTTTGGGAATGGGaatgggggggagggaggtTGTGCGCCTGCGCGGGGTGGTCGCGCCCGCGCCTGTGCACGCcccgccccgagccccccccgCCACGTGACGGCCCCGGCTCCTCCCGCGTTCTGATTGGCCCGGGGCGAGCCTTTATGCAAATCTCCccgcgggaggggcggggcggggttTGGAGACAGAAGTGGGCGGGGTTTTGCCA
Encoded here:
- the METTL1 gene encoding tRNA (guanine-N(7)-)-methyltransferase isoform X2; translation: MDWAPLFPAFFPPAAPPGQPPPRVEFADVGCGYGGLLVELSPLFPHTLMLGLELRVKVAAFAGERIRALRAAQPGRFGNVACLRANAMKHLPHFFRKAQLSKMFFLFPDPHFKRTKHKWRIISPTLLDEYGYVLRPGGLVYTVTDVAEVHEWMVKHFGEHPLFEEVPLAQLDTDPIVARLGTSTEEGRKVQRGGRQIFPAVFRRLQDPALEGDA
- the EEF1AKMT3 gene encoding LOW QUALITY PROTEIN: EEF1A lysine methyltransferase 3 (The sequence of the model RefSeq protein was modified relative to this genomic sequence to represent the inferred CDS: deleted 1 base in 1 codon), coding for MAAPGCHVGAGARWEAAAGTGTGEGTEEEAEEEAEEEAAAAAALRSVFPRDHELFADAFPVERRYRLCGRVLRIAQHHGPRLGPAASVWEAALSLCRYLEEQRFDFRGRTVIELGAGTGIVGILAALLGGDVTITDQPAALDQIRENVRLNFPEEGGRPRVRALLWGQDEGSFRQEYEVILGSDIVYHPPSFPPLLGTLRHLCGPRSFALLCAKMRGGDAGARRFFRQMLPPYFRIQLLRREAEEEIEIYRVTCRGGGDEDPIEEGGGTHTPAGCCSGGGAVPDLGVP
- the METTL1 gene encoding tRNA (guanine-N(7)-)-methyltransferase isoform X1, whose product is MEEAAVPVPPPPQKRFYRQRAHANPLADHTLRYPARPQDMDWAPLFPAFFPPAAPPGQPPPRVEFADVGCGYGGLLVELSPLFPHTLMLGLELRVKVAAFAGERIRALRAAQPGRFGNVACLRANAMKHLPHFFRKAQLSKMFFLFPDPHFKRTKHKWRIISPTLLDEYGYVLRPGGLVYTVTDVAEVHEWMVKHFGEHPLFEEVPLAQLDTDPIVARLGTSTEEGRKVQRGGRQIFPAVFRRLQDPALEGDA